Proteins from one Mycoplasma sp. Pen4 genomic window:
- a CDS encoding lipoprotein 17-related variable surface protein translates to MKKNNKKLLFLPAFSVVALAAVSGTRSSADTQGTNSGNPNLWKRNDKITIINPSEINSDYYSAAKWMRDLPDNRSIFSLSIPATHDTGTQSVGGAPGNYARTQAFSYYNQLKLGIRAYDIRVDSDMIIRHGPTYGDGDLDKVLAETSKFLKENPSEFVIMRIKDETENWNLSDANQIKKANKKYFSILDKYRDSIYNPDGRSRWAFNNFTVGEFRGKIIILNKMNSRINNSRKGGFLYYDFITSGATEQDQFNSINSTSHKAELVKEMIQKTNASPYNSQAFYVNFLSWSNSYDLFQSWKSKPYLNSPEVNAKIHKYLQDNPQFTKLGIVYMDFPGPTLIQNIYKRNYYYSEPYLQSGGLGPLTQNLRIEPISTGDKGITLITNGQNQLKNLYVKVFSNNVLIKTLTIPSNYSNNTYTIPLYTGSKEISDNEVFRIETHKTTPSNQFYVSRNYDEHNFNDVRVTYRGIYFKKQQFLIKLNALLGLVSQTNFIQNYVTDLINKTNAIADTDPEGNAKLTALIDKYNDSSNKLVKLSAEYQAFLEKAQEPSFDSDNELYSLFKTNTALVDKVKSLKTNTITNATNAFTTITYDNLSSIKLDELITDTIKVKLVLGALPSLFSTLKSYDINPAYNQIIQLAADGAIAAMPNVNDDNAKRYWRKRIVDNVEFPSNIINKIFNATDLDDLETTTQQSITTYTAETEELKDQLPRLLEILENIKDINVITATVFSKEIAYYVVNLENTDALFETIQTYNGLISKVKNEILNRRKPISRAYHRFRRSSNQQGYLWTEVEKLHDELEKFSKSTEPVEDGYIDSIERAVDDFDRALNDIVPNITDWTLQIENVLNNATHLYDKQKENVKDILKHPLLLSADKVTELVNNIQIADAYEPKAKVELLTELNQQQKALLIEQIDTTINVEEMSQIINDFKETNSAMQELKQTFEVFANYSSNPAFLVQTQEMQANIMSAYENANNVLTNLGASTEQVNAAKVTLDQYVDLFVVSKNKLNNLVASSDKLYTFEKNELFAEIANASTEEERNALDTKILDAITTSIKTSDANLYSDFTETQRINVSTQLESSTTRDAYSALKTKFDSLKTAIANAKTVLNQYNNLITRDFYVNNSTEEQTKIDNALTAFTNVINTSVDPDTIAKANLAFNDAIEKAKQSSSEYQLESARQRIISAYNNQKQTLTAAKAKYMRKSGTTLIYSELISQIDSKILTNDAVISDDNSTNEQLQVALDDITSFVNNLDNLAQPYDEKSRLHEINVHNFEEDAEKFVYFLPITFGFTHSPSMVQKSDLLEGIKDHINLITNTISVGTDLRPITDKEITNLTFTPNDETGTLTISYTYNKAGLSKNKNQVIEGLATANQLAILNANLELSSTVNKAKELLLTLQNNNDYLELATELQSKINEANSISASSSLDDITGINEKLKALITSTNIAKSTIDLEATKAKNNTIQKITDYLNEISTISYPNILSDIELLQTQFTAYKNSLNNDQLTREEIATISSDVDTKIADLNAKIQTEKDKVELNKIIDGISLTVTNKSVLPSEVRLSFLTFNNLSNNATLSQVDIVPHDSEMYIEVSYTISYKNLSRRLTQRIDGFISLTIDKKNNKIKTLKTDYEAKVAKVNELITQYLGGETYKSASLANQQVLVDLALEKSAINEEEKDEAISTLTSINLNLDTLIELIPYQRQEIDAAVAELENMAIMADIENKARFANTTTKNDVVISPKNENYTYTINSYHANNQTGTVTFNLVITAPIYNKQRTIVKTITGFNIPDSALKTALLNDVDTLKNDVLNTILKYQSHSFLEAEKSKLNSLSSKIEVLINDEITPFHDDSLLPASREKLNTYTSELQAIKQEIAQAIEENNSKVALQDQINLLKTEINQKITIANTWNYPGIFTDIQTYKNTLSEKLSELNNVTTEEQYSNIRTLVGMQNTIIEIKIQQYTELVQAKTPLLEKVKPLERHVAAVIAKYQDNNLISAQLGLIKGLRDEITNLKLAITNASQITDLGNKDEKIRLLSERLELIDNEAQQIILNDQNTKALDAYAADANVDVANKVQMPSHVLENQLNITNIPSTVVYSNVTLEPNDIDLSLVVRFTLTYQGVSKEYSKTITDFINPTDNAKLTQINQLNREYNAKQKELTSYIRENLNEDHYSMLRVSLPFNLSQITKKVDAAKASSNNDATISAYQKAIADITTLITQAKTKKQEIDTNVQNFSDYANNINVELIDTLNKKASTLTDQDFQITPPSDKYNVAITNKAADDANGNITLTLTVTDPNADSLRREVEKTFTLNTNSQIKQEMNAKINQFENEVNEVHDQIPNQEGFLVQVHNIDALYKEISALKTKVSNANDDTEIQGYNSGLDSLKSKLQTIVNNIRVIKERLATESKEKEMQDLKDNYNNQLEELSQTLRENLLEWKETKSINDHIWSMKKIISNLNEDNLDQTTHLDQEIQKIKDEIHFVQDKDDLKKQIDSSIKEGLNDADQYDENNTNITSYIHDIKNLYNNEYQSLYAKLKAAKNPDEISQLRASLSLLDKEIQEKRNLINDHKDDSSSGLGYLSLLLLIPVIGAAIYFFILKRRKSAK, encoded by the coding sequence ATGAAAAAAAACAATAAAAAACTACTTTTTTTACCTGCTTTCTCAGTAGTTGCACTTGCCGCTGTTAGTGGTACAAGAAGCTCGGCAGATACACAAGGAACAAATAGTGGTAATCCGAATTTATGAAAAAGAAATGATAAGATAACTATCATTAATCCTTCAGAAATTAATTCTGATTATTATAGCGCTGCAAAATGGATGAGAGATCTACCAGATAACAGAAGCATATTTTCATTAAGTATTCCTGCGACACACGACACAGGGACTCAATCTGTTGGTGGTGCTCCAGGTAATTATGCAAGAACACAAGCATTTAGTTATTACAATCAATTAAAACTAGGGATTAGAGCTTATGATATTCGCGTTGATTCTGACATGATTATCAGACACGGTCCAACATACGGAGATGGTGATTTAGACAAAGTTTTGGCTGAAACATCTAAATTCCTTAAAGAAAATCCATCTGAATTCGTAATTATGCGGATTAAAGATGAAACAGAAAATTGAAATCTTTCTGATGCAAACCAAATTAAAAAGGCTAATAAAAAATATTTCAGTATTTTAGACAAATATAGAGATTCAATTTATAACCCTGATGGTAGAAGTCGTTGAGCATTTAATAATTTTACTGTTGGTGAATTTAGAGGGAAAATCATAATTCTTAATAAGATGAATTCACGTATTAATAATAGTAGAAAAGGTGGTTTCTTATATTATGATTTCATTACTTCAGGAGCGACTGAACAAGATCAATTTAATAGTATTAATAGCACAAGTCACAAAGCTGAACTTGTAAAAGAAATGATTCAAAAAACAAACGCTAGTCCATATAATTCTCAAGCATTTTATGTAAATTTTTTATCATGAAGCAATAGTTATGATCTTTTTCAATCTTGAAAAAGTAAACCATATTTAAATTCGCCAGAGGTAAACGCAAAAATTCACAAATACCTTCAAGATAATCCACAGTTTACTAAATTAGGGATTGTGTATATGGATTTTCCGGGTCCCACTTTAATTCAAAATATTTACAAAAGAAATTACTACTATTCAGAACCATACTTACAATCTGGTGGTTTGGGTCCATTGACACAAAATCTTAGAATTGAACCTATCTCAACAGGTGATAAAGGTATTACACTAATAACGAATGGTCAAAACCAATTAAAAAACTTGTATGTTAAAGTATTCTCAAATAACGTTTTAATTAAAACATTAACCATTCCAAGTAATTATTCAAATAATACGTATACAATTCCACTTTACACAGGTTCGAAAGAAATTTCAGATAATGAAGTATTTAGAATTGAAACTCATAAAACAACACCATCTAATCAATTTTATGTTTCACGTAATTATGATGAACACAACTTTAACGATGTACGTGTAACATATCGTGGTATTTATTTCAAAAAGCAACAATTCTTAATTAAATTAAATGCATTATTAGGTTTAGTGTCACAAACTAACTTTATTCAAAATTATGTAACAGATTTAATTAATAAAACAAACGCAATTGCCGATACAGATCCAGAAGGAAATGCAAAATTAACTGCATTAATCGATAAATATAATGATAGTTCAAACAAACTTGTTAAATTATCAGCCGAATATCAAGCATTCCTTGAAAAAGCACAAGAACCATCATTTGATAGCGACAATGAGTTATATAGTCTTTTTAAGACAAATACAGCACTTGTTGATAAAGTTAAGAGTTTAAAAACTAATACTATAACAAATGCGACAAATGCATTTACAACAATTACTTATGATAACCTTAGTTCAATAAAACTTGATGAATTAATAACTGATACAATCAAAGTTAAATTAGTTCTTGGTGCATTGCCATCATTATTTTCTACTTTAAAAAGTTATGATATTAATCCAGCTTATAACCAAATAATTCAGTTAGCAGCAGATGGTGCAATTGCTGCAATGCCAAATGTTAATGATGATAATGCAAAAAGATATTGAAGAAAAAGAATAGTAGATAATGTTGAATTTCCTTCTAATATCATTAACAAAATATTTAATGCAACTGATTTGGATGACTTAGAAACAACCACACAACAAAGTATTACAACCTATACCGCTGAAACAGAAGAATTAAAAGATCAACTACCTAGGTTATTAGAAATTCTTGAAAATATTAAAGATATCAATGTTATAACTGCAACCGTATTTAGTAAAGAAATTGCATATTATGTTGTAAACTTAGAAAATACTGATGCATTATTTGAAACAATTCAAACATATAATGGCCTCATTTCTAAGGTTAAAAATGAAATTCTTAACCGAAGAAAACCTATTTCAAGAGCATATCATAGATTTAGAAGAAGTTCAAATCAACAAGGGTATCTTTGAACTGAAGTAGAAAAATTACATGATGAGTTGGAGAAATTCTCAAAAAGCACTGAACCTGTTGAAGACGGATATATTGATTCTATTGAACGAGCGGTTGATGATTTTGATCGTGCTCTTAACGATATTGTTCCCAATATTACTGATTGAACTTTACAAATTGAAAATGTTTTAAATAACGCAACACATCTTTATGATAAACAAAAAGAAAATGTTAAAGATATTTTAAAACACCCATTACTATTAAGTGCTGACAAAGTAACTGAATTAGTTAATAATATTCAAATTGCTGATGCTTATGAACCAAAAGCAAAAGTCGAATTATTAACTGAATTAAACCAACAACAAAAAGCATTATTAATTGAACAAATAGATACAACAATTAATGTTGAAGAAATGTCGCAAATTATAAATGACTTCAAAGAAACAAATTCCGCAATGCAAGAATTAAAACAAACTTTTGAAGTCTTTGCAAATTATTCAAGTAACCCAGCATTCTTAGTTCAAACACAAGAAATGCAAGCAAATATTATGAGCGCTTATGAAAACGCAAATAATGTTTTAACTAATTTAGGCGCATCAACAGAACAAGTAAATGCGGCTAAAGTTACACTTGATCAATATGTTGACTTATTCGTTGTTTCAAAAAATAAATTAAATAATTTAGTTGCATCTTCTGACAAGTTATATACATTCGAAAAGAATGAACTATTTGCAGAAATTGCTAATGCATCAACAGAAGAAGAAAGAAATGCTCTTGATACTAAAATCTTAGACGCAATTACTACCTCAATTAAAACAAGCGATGCTAATTTATATTCAGATTTTACCGAAACACAAAGAATAAATGTTTCAACTCAATTAGAATCATCAACCACAAGAGATGCATATTCAGCATTAAAAACCAAATTTGATAGTTTAAAAACAGCAATTGCAAATGCAAAAACTGTATTAAATCAATATAACAATCTTATTACTCGTGACTTCTATGTAAATAATTCAACAGAAGAACAAACTAAAATTGATAATGCTTTAACTGCTTTCACAAATGTAATCAACACAAGCGTTGATCCAGATACAATTGCTAAGGCAAATTTAGCATTTAATGATGCTATTGAAAAAGCAAAACAATCAAGTAGTGAGTATCAATTAGAATCTGCAAGACAACGTATTATTAGCGCATATAATAATCAAAAACAAACATTAACTGCTGCTAAAGCAAAATATATGAGAAAAAGCGGAACAACTCTAATATATAGCGAATTAATCTCCCAAATTGATAGCAAAATTCTTACAAATGATGCAGTTATTTCTGATGATAATTCAACTAATGAACAATTACAAGTTGCATTAGACGATATTACAAGTTTCGTTAATAATTTAGATAACCTAGCACAACCATATGATGAAAAATCAAGACTTCATGAAATTAATGTTCATAATTTTGAAGAAGATGCTGAAAAATTTGTTTACTTCTTACCAATAACATTCGGTTTCACTCACTCACCTTCAATGGTTCAAAAATCAGACTTATTAGAAGGAATAAAAGATCATATCAACCTTATTACAAATACAATTTCAGTTGGTACAGATTTACGCCCTATAACAGATAAAGAAATTACTAATTTAACATTTACACCAAATGATGAAACTGGTACATTAACTATTTCTTATACATATAATAAGGCTGGTTTATCAAAAAATAAAAACCAAGTTATTGAAGGCTTAGCAACTGCAAATCAACTTGCAATTCTAAATGCTAATTTAGAACTTTCTTCAACAGTTAATAAAGCAAAAGAATTACTTTTAACACTTCAAAATAATAATGATTATTTAGAACTTGCTACAGAATTACAAAGCAAAATTAATGAAGCTAATAGCATTTCTGCGTCATCAAGTCTTGATGATATTACAGGTATTAATGAAAAATTAAAAGCATTAATTACAAGTACAAATATCGCTAAATCAACAATTGATCTTGAAGCAACTAAGGCTAAAAATAATACAATTCAAAAAATCACTGATTATTTAAATGAAATCAGCACAATTAGTTATCCAAATATTCTTTCAGATATCGAATTATTACAAACTCAATTTACTGCATACAAAAATTCATTAAATAATGATCAATTAACTAGAGAAGAAATTGCAACAATTAGTTCTGATGTAGATACCAAAATAGCTGATTTAAATGCAAAAATCCAAACCGAAAAAGATAAAGTTGAATTAAATAAAATTATTGACGGAATATCATTAACAGTTACAAATAAATCAGTTTTACCATCAGAGGTTAGATTATCATTCCTTACATTTAATAACTTATCAAACAATGCAACACTTAGTCAAGTTGATATTGTTCCACATGACTCTGAAATGTACATTGAAGTTTCTTATACAATTTCATACAAAAATTTATCAAGACGTCTTACACAAAGAATTGATGGTTTTATTAGTCTTACTATTGATAAAAAAAATAATAAAATTAAAACTCTTAAAACAGATTATGAAGCAAAAGTTGCTAAAGTAAATGAATTAATCACCCAATATCTTGGAGGTGAAACTTACAAAAGTGCTTCTCTTGCAAATCAACAAGTTCTTGTTGATCTTGCACTTGAAAAATCTGCAATTAATGAAGAAGAAAAAGATGAGGCAATCTCAACTTTAACATCAATTAATTTAAATTTAGACACTTTAATTGAATTAATTCCATACCAACGTCAAGAAATTGATGCTGCAGTTGCTGAATTAGAAAATATGGCAATCATGGCAGATATTGAAAACAAAGCAAGATTTGCAAATACTACAACTAAAAATGATGTTGTAATTTCACCTAAAAACGAGAATTACACATATACGATTAATAGTTATCACGCAAATAATCAAACTGGTACAGTTACATTCAATCTTGTAATTACTGCACCAATATATAATAAACAAAGAACTATTGTTAAAACAATCACAGGATTCAATATTCCTGATTCTGCTTTAAAAACTGCTTTATTAAATGATGTTGATACTCTTAAAAATGATGTATTAAACACAATTCTTAAATACCAATCACACTCATTCTTAGAAGCAGAAAAATCAAAATTAAATTCATTATCGTCTAAAATAGAAGTATTAATTAATGATGAAATTACACCATTCCATGATGATAGTTTATTACCTGCATCAAGAGAAAAACTCAATACTTACACATCTGAATTACAAGCCATTAAACAAGAAATTGCACAAGCAATTGAAGAAAATAATTCTAAAGTAGCTTTACAAGATCAAATTAATTTACTCAAAACTGAAATTAATCAAAAAATTACGATAGCAAATACTTGAAATTATCCTGGTATTTTTACAGATATTCAAACATATAAAAATACATTATCAGAGAAATTAAGTGAATTAAATAATGTTACAACGGAAGAACAATATAGTAATATCAGAACATTAGTTGGAATGCAAAACACTATAATTGAAATAAAAATACAACAGTACACGGAATTAGTGCAAGCAAAAACGCCATTACTAGAAAAAGTAAAACCACTTGAAAGACATGTTGCTGCAGTTATTGCTAAATATCAAGATAATAACTTAATATCAGCACAATTAGGTTTAATTAAAGGTCTCAGAGATGAAATTACTAACCTTAAATTAGCAATAACAAATGCTTCACAAATTACCGATTTAGGTAATAAAGATGAAAAAATCAGATTATTATCTGAAAGATTAGAACTAATTGATAATGAAGCGCAACAAATTATCTTAAATGACCAAAACACAAAAGCATTAGATGCCTATGCGGCAGATGCGAATGTTGATGTTGCAAATAAAGTTCAAATGCCTTCTCATGTTTTAGAAAATCAACTAAATATTACAAATATCCCTAGCACAGTGGTATATTCAAATGTTACTCTTGAACCAAATGATATTGATTTATCATTAGTTGTTCGTTTCACACTTACATATCAAGGAGTAAGTAAGGAATATTCAAAAACAATTACTGATTTTATCAATCCAACCGACAATGCTAAATTAACACAAATCAACCAATTAAATAGAGAATATAATGCAAAACAAAAAGAGTTAACTTCATATATAAGAGAAAACTTAAATGAAGATCACTACTCAATGTTACGTGTTTCATTACCATTTAATTTATCTCAAATCACTAAAAAAGTTGATGCAGCTAAAGCAAGTTCAAACAATGATGCAACTATCTCTGCATATCAAAAAGCCATTGCAGATATCACAACATTAATTACTCAAGCAAAAACCAAAAAACAAGAAATTGATACAAATGTTCAAAACTTTAGTGATTATGCAAATAATATTAATGTTGAATTAATTGATACTCTTAATAAAAAAGCTTCTACATTAACTGATCAAGACTTCCAAATCACACCACCAAGTGATAAATATAATGTTGCTATTACAAATAAAGCAGCAGATGATGCAAACGGAAATATTACACTTACTTTAACTGTAACTGACCCAAATGCAGATTCATTAAGAAGAGAAGTTGAAAAAACATTTACTCTTAATACAAATTCACAAATTAAGCAAGAAATGAATGCTAAAATTAATCAATTTGAAAATGAAGTAAATGAAGTTCATGATCAAATTCCTAACCAAGAAGGTTTCTTAGTTCAAGTGCATAACATTGATGCCTTATATAAAGAAATCTCAGCATTAAAAACAAAAGTATCAAATGCAAATGATGATACAGAAATTCAAGGTTATAATAGTGGATTAGATTCATTAAAATCTAAACTTCAAACAATTGTAAATAACATTAGAGTAATTAAAGAACGTCTCGCAACTGAATCAAAAGAAAAAGAAATGCAAGATCTTAAAGATAACTACAACAATCAACTTGAAGAGTTATCACAAACTCTTCGTGAAAATCTTTTAGAATGAAAAGAAACAAAATCAATTAATGATCATATTTGATCAATGAAGAAAATTATTTCAAATCTTAACGAAGATAACCTTGATCAAACTACTCATTTAGATCAAGAAATCCAAAAAATTAAAGATGAAATCCACTTTGTGCAAGATAAAGATGATCTTAAAAAACAAATTGATTCATCAATTAAAGAAGGTCTTAATGACGCTGATCAATATGATGAAAATAACACAAACATCACATCATATATTCACGATATTAAGAATCTTTATAATAATGAATACCAATCATTATATGCAAAATTAAAAGCGGCTAAAAATCCTGATGAAATCTCACAATTGCGCGCTTCATTATCTTTACTTGACAAAGAAATTCAAGAAAAAAGAAACTTAATCAATGATCATAAAGATGATTCATCAAGTGGTTTAGGTTACTTATCACTTCTATTATTAATCCCAGTAATTGGAGCTGCAATTTACTTCTTTATATTAAAACGTCGTAAATCAGCTAAATAA
- the rpmE gene encoding 50S ribosomal protein L31 → MKKNIHPEYHTVKAVCSTCQKEFSFKSVKPSFSVDVCSGCHPVYTGNRAQVKATGRIDRFNRRLEKAQK, encoded by the coding sequence ATGAAAAAAAATATTCACCCTGAGTACCACACAGTTAAAGCAGTTTGTTCAACATGTCAAAAAGAATTTTCATTTAAATCAGTTAAACCTTCATTTTCAGTAGACGTATGTTCAGGATGTCACCCTGTTTACACAGGAAACAGAGCACAAGTTAAAGCAACAGGAAGAATCGACAGATTTAACAGAAGACTTGAAAAAGCTCAAAAATAA
- the trpS gene encoding tryptophan--tRNA ligase has product MKKRLLSGIKPTGDLTLGNYIGAIRNFVELQDNYESFLFVADLHALSTGAVNATELRKARKTIVALYLACGLNPENTTIFYQSQVAAHGQMQWLCTCETTTGELQRMTQFKDKATKLKQANGTSKIPSGLLMYPTLMAGDILLYNPDIVPIGEDQKQHLELTRNIAQRFNARYNMNFQIPEGFVPPVGARIKSLTDPTVKMSKSEHGTKSTIYLLEDPKQAYNKILKAVTDSEGKIYISNEKPGILNLLNIYAALTNISLEDAAEKFKDTNYKEFKEAVATEVMNLLIKIQSNYKKALEIADQITDAGAEKASKVADYHLNKLMKKMGLYAKK; this is encoded by the coding sequence ATGAAAAAGAGACTATTAAGTGGGATTAAACCAACTGGAGATTTAACATTAGGAAATTATATTGGTGCAATTCGTAATTTTGTTGAGTTACAAGATAATTATGAATCGTTCTTATTTGTTGCTGATTTACATGCGTTATCAACAGGAGCAGTTAATGCAACAGAATTAAGAAAAGCGCGTAAAACAATTGTTGCATTATACCTTGCATGTGGTTTAAATCCTGAAAATACAACCATTTTCTACCAATCACAAGTTGCCGCACACGGTCAAATGCAATGATTATGTACTTGTGAGACTACAACTGGTGAGTTACAAAGAATGACTCAATTTAAAGATAAAGCAACAAAATTAAAACAAGCTAATGGAACAAGTAAAATTCCAAGTGGTTTATTAATGTATCCAACTCTTATGGCGGGAGATATCTTACTTTATAATCCAGATATCGTTCCAATTGGAGAAGATCAAAAGCAACACCTTGAACTTACAAGAAATATTGCACAAAGATTCAACGCTAGATACAATATGAATTTCCAAATCCCAGAAGGTTTTGTACCACCCGTTGGTGCAAGAATTAAATCTTTAACAGACCCAACTGTCAAAATGTCAAAAAGTGAACACGGAACTAAATCTACTATCTATTTATTAGAAGATCCAAAACAAGCTTATAACAAGATTCTTAAAGCAGTCACTGATTCTGAAGGTAAAATTTACATCTCAAATGAGAAACCAGGTATCTTAAACTTACTTAACATTTATGCTGCATTAACAAATATTTCACTTGAAGATGCTGCGGAAAAATTCAAAGATACAAATTACAAAGAATTCAAAGAAGCAGTTGCAACTGAAGTAATGAACCTACTTATTAAAATTCAATCTAACTATAAAAAAGCACTTGAGATTGCTGATCAAATTACAGATGCAGGGGCTGAAAAAGCATCAAAAGTTGCTGATTATCATTTAAATAAACTCATGAAAAAAATGGGTTTATATGCTAAAAAATAA
- the rpsD gene encoding 30S ribosomal protein S4: protein MSRYTGPVFKKSRRLGFSILETGKEFSKGKKRTYAPGQHGNKRVKLSEYGLHLYEKQKVKHLFGINEKQLQKVFQKALKIKGITGTNMLQLLESRLDNLVYRAGFATTRRQARQLVNHGHFTVNGKKANIPSMSITLGSEITLKEKSRQNKQILDAMQEKAASAWLTRKDFTVKYDRLPERNEVHSEIKDALVVEFYSK from the coding sequence ATGTCAAGATATACAGGACCTGTATTTAAAAAATCACGTCGTTTAGGATTTTCTATTCTTGAAACAGGAAAAGAATTTTCTAAAGGTAAAAAGAGAACATATGCTCCAGGACAACACGGAAACAAAAGAGTTAAACTTTCAGAATATGGTTTACACTTATACGAAAAACAAAAAGTTAAACACTTATTCGGTATAAATGAAAAACAATTACAAAAAGTGTTCCAAAAAGCACTTAAAATTAAAGGAATTACTGGTACAAACATGCTTCAATTACTTGAATCACGTTTAGATAACTTAGTTTATAGAGCTGGATTTGCTACAACAAGAAGACAAGCACGTCAATTAGTTAACCACGGACACTTTACAGTTAATGGTAAAAAAGCAAACATTCCATCTATGTCAATTACTTTAGGATCAGAAATTACTTTAAAAGAAAAATCAAGACAAAACAAACAAATTTTAGACGCTATGCAAGAAAAAGCTGCATCAGCATGATTAACAAGAAAAGACTTTACTGTTAAATACGACCGTTTACCAGAACGTAACGAAGTACACTCAGAAATCAAAGACGCTTTAGTAGTTGAGTTCTACTCAAAATAG